DNA sequence from the Macrobrachium rosenbergii isolate ZJJX-2024 chromosome 55, ASM4041242v1, whole genome shotgun sequence genome:
atgtaaacaaacgggGGAGTACTTTTTTGTAgtgtctcttatttatttattggatttcgACCTTAAATAAGGTCAAATTGAagttgtaatttgtattttaatcatatttactACTTTAAAAATAACTGTGAATGGTTTTCTCAagtgttttatattaaaatgacagGTATAATCTGTGTTCGTATTTTGAtacggtagtagtagtagtagtagtagcggtCGTAGGCGGgctttgcctttgaaacggctcctcgCTCGTGTGTGTTTAAGGTTTTTTTGTCTCTAATGCCGTAATTCTTTTATGAACTCTTTCTTATTTCTAATTTCCCCCTTCAGGAGATCTGTAAATTAAAGTATATTAGCTGTCagttcctctttattttcctgacATGGCCGCTGCCCGAATCTATATTTCTAATCTTGCTATGTGGTGGGCAGTAGAGCAAGAGAcgtaagttttaattttattttcttcacagcACAAACATTTTGTGTCTTCCCCTTTTAGCCTATTTCTATTATTTAATTCTTGTGTGCGTAGTCTagctgttaggaacaatcgtttgccgattggtcctttagtgggttgttgcctccattgtttatttttttttcgtgctggtgaACTGGCGTCTGTCAAGTGCTGACGTCTCAGGTCATGGCAGTCAGGCTGAGGGCAGCAGCGAGCCAGTCAGGTTCAGCAGCAGGTATTCGCAACGAGTCAGGCTGAGCAGCAGCAGCGTTGTCGTGTCGAGTCATGGCGCTGGTGTTGGAGGAGCGTCAGCACTGTTTTTTGAGGATCAGATGGTTGTCGTCGTACTCTGTCACGCCGGTATTGTTTTTTGAGACCAGGtggttgtcgtgtcgactctgtcagcaggaggaggacgtcagcactgttttTGAGGACCAGATGGTTGTCGTTCGCTCTGTCGCGGGCGCCGGTATTGGTTGGACGTCAGCACTGTTTTTGAGGAccagatggttgtcgtgtcgactctgtcatgggcgcccgtattggaggaggacgtcagcattGTTTTTGAGGAtcagatggttgtcgtgtcgactctgtcatgggcgcccgGTATTGGAGGAGGGCGTTAGCACTGTTTTTGAGGATCGATGGTTGTCGTGCACGGTTTTTGAGGACCAGATGTTTTTGAGGAccagatggttgtcgtgtcgactctgtcaTATTGGGCGCCAGCActgtattggaggaggacgtcagcactgtttttttttttgaggaccagatggttgtcgtgtcgactctgtcatgggcgcccaGATGGTTGTCGGGTCGACTCTGTATTGGAGGAGGACGCCAGCACTGTTTTTTGAGGAtcagatggttgtcgtgtcgactctgtcatgggcgcccggtattggaggaggacgtcagcactgttttTTGAGGAtcagatggttgtcgtgtcgactctgtcatgggcgcccggtattggaggaggacgtcagcactgttttTTGAGGAtcagatggttgtcgtgtcgactctgtcatgggcgcccggtattggaggaggacgtcagcactgttttTGAGGAtcagatggttgtcgtgtcgactctgtcatgggcgcccgGTATTGGAGGAGGGGAGCACTGTTTTTGAGGACCAGATGGTTGTCAGCACTGTTTTTGAGGATCAGATGGTTGTCGTGGTCGACTCTGTGCCATGGGCGCCAGTAttgaggaggacgtcagcactgttttTTGAGGAtcagatggttgtcgtgtcgactctgtcatgggcgcccgtaggaggaggacgtcagcactgttttTTGAGGAtcagatggttgtcgtgtcgactctgtcatgggcgcccgGTATTGGAGGAGGGCGTCAGCACTGTTTTTTGAGAtcagatggttgtcgtgtcgactctgtcatggcgcctggtattggaggaggacgtcagcactgttttTTGAGGAccagatggttgtcgtgtcgactctgtcatgggcgcccggtattggaggaggacgtcagcactgttttTTGAGGAccagatggttgtcgtgtcgactctgtcatgggcgcccggtattggaggaggacgtcagcactgttttTTGAGGACCAGATGGGTCGCCATGGGCGcccggtattggaggaggacgccAGCACTGTTTTTTGAGGACCAGATGGTTGTCGTggtcgactctgtcatgggcgcccggtattggaggaggacgtcagcactgttttTGAGCCAGATGGTTGTCTGGGCGcccggtattggaggaggacgttgTTTTTGAGGAccagatggttgtcgtgtcgactctgtcatgggcgcccgGTAttgaggaggacgtcagcactgttttTTTGAGGACAGATGGTTGTCGTCCgtcatggaggaggaggaggacgtcaaTACCAGATTTCTTTATGctgcttcattttgtatttattatttgttatttatgctgctcttTTTGTTATACCGCTttggtattatattatttatactgctTGAATTTTGTTCATGTTACTtgattgttaattatgttttaagctGCGCTGCCATATTATTTATGctacctgttgtttatttgtaatgtttgttaactgcccatgcctatgtttttggtgatttttttttttttgttcatttatgcagtgacttattttaatatttttggttttgattgttgctgtattcttagtaatgttcatttaattgtttattctaaattgaacCAATTGACTcatctgtaaatatgtacagtatacaacttgtaaataaattaagtttgtcatcttttttgtatttgttctgctccttccgatctcgaggcgagatcgtaatactaGCCGTACTGATTAGTGCtgttttttcagtgttatcaTACCAGATTTCTTCatacatgttttctttatattttctgtagattCGTACTGTTgacttattcatttctttctgcCATGCTTTTCTTGTCCCAGCTCTGTACCATTTCTTTTAACTGCTTAACCTTAAAATGATTCAGTTTACTTCAGTTTATgtttaattcattcatatattcttttACTTGCAGAATCCAAGGGGTGTCTAATTTTCATATTGGTCTATTGTTATCTCGTATATTCGTATAGGAACCTATTTCCACCACCCTCAAGTGTATGTTTCAGAGAgaatattcttcatattctttgagTGGCAGGAAGAGACCGCTACCTCGGATTTTAAAGCAACTTGCTGTGTACCTTGGTGCATTCAGAATTCTGTAAATTTGGTTGCCTACTTTTTGTTGTACAATTCTGTCTTTTTTATTGAGTTCCTTCCCAATATGCTTTTCCTATTTTCTCCCTGCTACAGCTATTACTGATGACTGCATTGGGTATATTAAGCCTTTTTCTGCTTTGCTCTAATTTGGGCCCTATTAACCCGTCCTCTGAAGCTTTTGTCTCTCGCGTTGCTGATCGTTACACCCAGGTGTCTTATCTACTTCATAActatcttttttccttctttgtgttGCATATTTTCTACATCGTCAATACTATACCAATCactgaatattaaaatgtattgCTTTTGTCTTTGCTTATATTTAGGCCACGTTCGCTTGCTGTTTCCATAAAGGTTTGTATTCCTTCAAGGGTGTGTCCCGAGATTAATTCATAGTCTGCGTATAATAGTGCCACTATCCTTATAACTACTTTATACCTCAAACCCTCCGTTGTACTTACCAATTTTTCTATTATCAGGCGAGTTACTAGCAGAGAGAACATGGTCGAGCCATTGCAACCACGCTGCCGTCTACCATTTGTTACATTTAGCTCTTTCTGTTCTACACTGTTGAAGCATAGACTTACGTCATTTGTAGCATCTTTGCTACAGCACTTATTACCTACTGCATGCATGTAGGCTATATTTTAACATATCCTCTACCAGCTTTTTTCCGTTAACAGAGTCAAATGCTTTTTGGAAGTCTATTGACACCACAAATAACGGGCCTTTTCTTCTGTACATTTCCTGCATGCACTATTCTAAGATATACAAATGATCAATTCCTCTTCTTTGTGGAGTACAGGCTGATTGCAGTTCATGGgttttccttatatttctaataggtttctttattttggttttcaggaTCCCCATGAAAATTTGATATGACGTTAGTTAATGCAACTGGCCTGAGATCtctgactggttagcttaaaATAAAGTGATAAAGTACTTTggtcatttacaaagcaagtctttcctcaacacttctgactggttagcttaaagcagaatacaataatacaatagTTTAGTCAGTCCACTGTGTACAGTGAGCTAATACAAAGCATGACAATTTACTAATACTGTACCACATTCTTGTAGAATGTTAAGACCAAGAACATatcaaaaataatcaaataaaactgcACCTCATTTTCACtgatgtttaatgaaaaaaatcagtCTATTTCTACTAAGAATGacatttcatggaaatattcAAGCTTACAACCACATATACAAGTGCATATGCATAATGctgaataacaaaaggaagaaaaattcatgTCAACCAATGACAAAACATTCTTAATGTAGAAATCATACAGAAAGTACATGGGAACAAGGAAAGTGAAGTAGACACCAGAAAATCTCTTAAACCTAGTACTGAACAGTGTTCAATGAGTAcaactgtaaaaatgaaaaactaaaagtcatttattttacctttgcatAAAGGTTATATAACAATATCACATCAAAATCACTACGGTCAAAACATTCTAGATCTGCCTTGACTTCCAGGAAAGGATCTGCAAATAGAGCCATCATCGCCTGTGTTTTCAGTAAGCTCCTCCTCCaaattctccttctcctctctgaCTAACAGCAATTATAACAATGATTTTTCAGCTTCCATTTTCACAGGATGTTCTATGTACAATACTCAATCCTAGTTAGGACTTGaggaaatttttctctgtttggAATGCtcagcaataaaatataaaaaagtaaacaaatgctcTCAATAGCACCATTTATAACACAGAATCAGAATAACTTCCCTGTATAAATTAACTGgatcctaaaaatataaatatggttttTACTACTTATAGTCCCTTAGGTTgctattgctgttttttttatatatattttgcggaTAAGTTCACAATAATTATCTCCACATCCAGTGCAACTTACTTTGGGGcgcaaaaaattaacaaatctgTCAGTGCAACTGAACGTCATCTTTGATGAATGACTTTGCTTGTGCATTTTGACGCTTGAAAAAACACTATTTTGGCATTTAGAACCAATGACTGTGATTTGTAGATTGCAAGACAAAAGTATAACATGCAGTGTAAAAAGAACAATATCTATGAatctaaaagagaaagaaatgttttaaCACTGTATCAAAGTATGACATCTTCCTTCCGAGTTAACAAATTCATTTTGAGACACCTTGATTCAAACAGTCTCCTTTGGCATTCATGAAACGTGAATGGCTTCTCTTCAATATGGGTTCTCGTATGGTTTTTGAGAGCAGAGGAATACTAAACATCTTTTTGGCATTCAATACATTTAATTGCCCATCAAACATTATAAATCTTCATGAGTTATCTCAAAGTATTTGAAATTGTCCAACATTTTTGGCATTAGGACTGGAGAATGTCCTCCCTCTACGATGATTTCCAATGTATTCTTTGAGAATTAAGAGTTAGCAAAACTATTTGGACAAAGATCAAGCATGCAATTTCTGTCTAGCGTGATTTCTCGTGTGTTTTAAGATGACTTGAAGCAgcaaaacttctttgacatacagagcaagtgaatggtttctaTCCTGTATGAGTTTTCATGTGTCTTTTCAGATTACTTTGacaagaaaaacttctttgacatgtagagcaagtatatggtttctctcctgtatgagttctcatgtgtgttttgaggTTACTCTGACGataaaaacttctttgacatatagagcaCGTATGTGGTATCTCTCCTGTATGAATTCTTATGTGCGTTTTGAGACCACTTTGatgagaaaaacttttttgacacacagagcaagtatatggtttctctaaAGAATGAATTCCCATGTGTATTTTGAGATCACTTTGatgagaaaaacttttttgacacacagagcaagtatatggtttctctcctgtatgagttctcatgtgttttgTGAGACTACCTGATTCAGCAAAAcctctttgacatacagagcaagtatatggtttctctcctgtatgagttctcatgtgtcttGTGAGATCACTTGATTCAgcaaaacttctttgacatactgAGCAAgcatatggtttctctcctgtatgagttctcatgtgtcttGTGAGAATACTTGATTGAGAAAAACTTCTTAGACATACAGAGCAAGTTAACTGTTTCtcacctgtatgagttctcatgtgaatttttaaattacttgattgagaaaaacttctttgacatacagagcaactAAAAGGTTTCTCTCCCATATGAGTTCCCATGTGATTTTTGAAATGACTTAAtcgagaaaaacttctttgacatagaGAGCAActataaggtttctctcctgtatgaattctcatgtgtTTTGTGAGATCACTTGATTCAgcaaaacttctttgacatacagagcaagtatatggtttctctcctgtatgagttttcATGTGTCTTGTGAGATCACTTGATTCAGcgaaacttctttgacatacagagcaagtatatggtttctctcctgtatgagttctcatgtgtcttGTGAGAATACTGGATTCAGCAAAACTTCTTAGACATACAGAGCAACTATacggtttctctcctgtatgagttctcatgtgtttttttaaatgacttGATTGAGAAAAACTTTTCTGACATATAGAGCAActataaggtttctctcctgtatgagttctcatgtgggaTTTTAGGCTGCACATCTGTGAAAATGTCCTTTGGCATTCAGCACAAGATAGTCGCTTCCCTGCTGTGTTGCTTCTCTTTGCAAATACTTCGGTTCGACCCAAATGTCTATTGTCTTCTGCAATACAGATCTTTCCACTTTCATCATCACAGCTTGGAGAGCTGTCCTCGTACTTAATTGACTGGGATGAACAGTTCACAATAAATTCACTATGGTCAAAGAATTCCGGTTCTGCCTTGACTTCTAAGGGATCTACAAATAAAGTCTTGTCATCTGTGTTTTCAAAAAGCTCCTCCTCcaaattctccttctcttctttgaTTAACAGCATCACCACAGGATGTTCCATTTTCAATACTCAATCCTAGTTACGATCTGTTGGAATCTTCCTCTCCTTggaatattctgaaataaaataaaaaatctgagaaaatcaTGTTCTGAATAGCACCGTTCATAACAAAGACGGAACGAGAAATTCACAGTAATTTCATGTTAATAGTATGTGCTTATTTCAACTCTAAAATAAGCATCCTCTGGGAAAACAAATACCACAATGCAATGATCATCTGGACATAATTTgtctcaaacaaaataaaacagccTTGCTTGGAATCAACAAATTTAGTCATGTGAAAGTTGGTTGACAATTCAACCAGCTTCTGCCTTTACCACAAATTCCTGACTTACTCTAATTTTGACGATCAAATGAGCAGCATCTTTCCTTCATGAGTTCggagtattataaatatatttataaaagaaaggcTTTTTTTGCTTGTACAAATTGCATGTGCATTTTGAGGTGGTTCTAATGAAAAGGCTACTTAGACACCTAgtacatacaaataattttaatctaGGAAGAGTTTTCATGTGCCTTTTGAGAGCCTGGGATAGAGAATAACTCCTTCGGCACAGGTGAATGgctgcttctctccagtatgggtTCTCATATGTATTTTGAGAGGAGAggaatgataaaaacatttttggcaTTCAGTGCAAGTGAAAGGCCAAAGTCTCTCCAGTAAGAATTTTTGTGTGTAATTGCAGGCTATTCAAACGTGTATAACTTTTGGACATTCAGAACaagtgaatggcttctctccagatGATTTCTGACGTGTATtttgagaatttcagaatgaGGAGAAAAACTACTTGGGCATACAGAGCAATtaaatggtttctctcctgtacaAGTTCTCATGTGGATTTGGAGATGTCTTGAATGGCTAAAGCTTCTTTGACATATGAGGCAAGtaaatggtttctctcctgtaagAGTTCTCACGTGCATTTTCAGATTATTGGAGTGAGAAAAACTACTTTGACATATACAGCAaatgaatggtttctctccagtatgaattctcatgccAGTGTTGAGAAGATTTAAGCGAGTAAAAGTACTCTTGCATTCAGTGCAAGGATATGGTCTCTCTCCATTATGGATTCTCATGTGGATTCTGAGATGATGACTATAGCGAGTATAAGTACTTTGACATTCTGCACGAGTTTTGGTTCCTCTACCATGtcggttttctgtaaaaaaaaaaaaaaatccacatttttgTCATTACTTTCATCAATATTACAAGATGATTTCTCAGGAAATACTTTTCTTCAAGACGTAAGTAATGTGTGAAAATCATCAGCAATTGCAGTGGGCAGtggtatatattttcttctctaataCTCTTCTTTCCACAGTCCACGTCAAAACTTAGATGGTCTTCTTCTCTCTTTATAGGCTGACATGCATATTTTACATCAACTTCACCACAATCAATATATTCTGGCTCCCCCTCGACTTCTATGGAAGAATCTACAAATAAAGATCCATCAACTGTGATTTTGGTACTACGTTCATCCCCAAATTGTCCTTTTGTTGTTTGATTGAAGGCAAAACTGGATTTCCAGCTTCCAATCTCAAATATGCAGCTTTGAAACAAAGTCCGTTTTATGTCAATGAACATTCAGCCTCATCAAAGAAAAGCTCTCAAAATGAACCAACTAGGTATTGCCAAACCTTCGGACAGTGAAATTACTGGAATGAGAGAAAGCACTGAAGTAAACAATTTTCATCCATGTTATCACA
Encoded proteins:
- the LOC136835684 gene encoding zinc finger protein 271-like; the protein is MEHPVVMLLIKEEKENLEEELFENTDDKTLFVDPLEVKAEPEFFDHSEFIVNCSSQSIKYEDSSPSCDDESGKICIAEDNRHLGRTEVFAKRSNTAGKRLSCAECQRTFSQMCSLKSHMRTHTGEKPYSCSICQKSFSQSSHLKKHMRTHTGEKPYSCSVCLRSFAESSILTRHMRTHTGEKPYTCSVCQRSFAESSDLTRHMKTHTGEKPYTCSVCQRSFAESSDLTKHMRIHTGEKPYSCSLCQRSFSRLSHFKNHMGTHMGEKPFSCSVCQRSFSQSSNLKIHMRTHTGEKQLTCSVCLRSFSQSSILTRHMRTHTGEKPYACSVCQRSFAESSDLTRHMRTHTGEKPYTCSVCQRGFAESGSLTKHMRTHTGEKPYTCSVCQKSFSHQSDLKIHMGIHSLEKPYTCSVCQKSFSHQSGLKTHIRIHTGEIPHTCSICQRSFYRQSNLKTHMRTHTGEKPYTCSTCQRSFSCQSNLKRHMKTHTG